Proteins from a genomic interval of Flammeovirgaceae bacterium SG7u.111:
- a CDS encoding PAS domain S-box protein, translated as MKNFYHSFKMWVGCGFISGEEECHMGKLMAFVGIILSSLLFVLTLMVNSSLSLLFLAVLSGSVAVLIFQVNTLLEKLSTLLLIILYQILGIGIAMICDDPAVTLSIVFNLAVLQYLLVKNLNPSWKATIAFPFIFAFFFLYGDGSSSSSMANASVFPQMGDLNISYIILMISNVGTLFILFKQQKAEKNIWLQKFAKPQFKHGNPPAERGALQRVEAEKYMLMEENNEQNDLLVQKEIELRKTMDELERTKEALKKAMLESEQIHEQVGLLMEEAHLNNEIFQAQEDVIKANIDIQKHTNEQVKEAINEHHKFSAMVENSSDLIALFDFEGDFLYVNVNGRKLLGVAPDISCTSQRISNFITKKQSSILKDEIPFELEKNGRWSGELVLVNQKDGSELTMDAAVFTVYDRHTYEPICYATVQRDITEKKRVAERISLLSLVASKTNNSVMITNCKGKIQWVNNSFTKITGYSLEEVMGKKPFEFLNASEKVRKDSWGLLRKLKSKDGFTTEMLNYRKSGETYWAEISVTPILNEYGQIEKYIALESDITHRKETEQKLKSTLSDLQSAQSQLVQSEKMASLGQLSAGIAHEINNPINFVFAGTETLKFSMEDFMQIMDKYCELDKTENTEAVLQEIKELKEEFEFGELKEDIFGLIEDIMIGAVRTSEIVKGLRNFSRLDEHNMKLANIHEGLDSTLILLKNQIKNKVQVHKKYGNIHELNCYPGQLNQVFMNILTNAIQAVETEGNIWISTYEQDQETLISIKDDGEGMSKEVVEKIFEPFFTTKDVGEGTGLGMSISYGIIQKHKGKIVVNSQEGKGSEFIIHLPLAISENA; from the coding sequence ATGAAAAACTTCTACCACTCTTTTAAGATGTGGGTAGGTTGTGGGTTTATAAGTGGTGAGGAAGAGTGTCACATGGGTAAGCTTATGGCTTTTGTTGGCATTATATTATCCTCCTTGCTTTTTGTGCTTACGCTAATGGTAAATTCATCATTGAGCCTACTCTTCCTTGCCGTTTTATCAGGATCGGTTGCTGTCCTTATCTTTCAGGTGAATACACTTCTGGAGAAGTTAAGCACTTTACTTCTCATTATTCTCTACCAAATTCTAGGTATAGGTATAGCCATGATTTGTGATGACCCTGCTGTTACGCTTTCCATAGTTTTCAACTTAGCCGTTCTTCAATATTTGTTGGTGAAAAACTTGAATCCGAGCTGGAAGGCGACGATTGCCTTCCCTTTTATCTTTGCCTTCTTTTTCCTTTATGGCGATGGGAGCTCTTCCTCTTCTATGGCTAATGCCTCTGTTTTTCCTCAAATGGGCGACCTAAATATCAGCTATATTATCCTGATGATATCTAATGTAGGTACGCTGTTTATCTTGTTCAAACAACAGAAAGCTGAAAAAAACATATGGCTACAAAAGTTTGCTAAGCCACAATTTAAACATGGCAATCCTCCTGCTGAAAGAGGTGCTTTGCAAAGAGTGGAAGCAGAAAAGTATATGTTAATGGAAGAGAATAACGAGCAGAACGACTTGCTTGTGCAAAAGGAAATTGAGCTCAGGAAGACGATGGATGAACTGGAAAGGACAAAAGAGGCGCTGAAAAAAGCAATGCTTGAGTCGGAGCAAATACACGAACAAGTTGGGCTATTGATGGAAGAGGCGCATTTGAACAATGAGATTTTCCAAGCGCAAGAAGATGTTATAAAGGCGAATATTGACATTCAGAAACATACCAACGAACAAGTAAAAGAAGCAATAAATGAGCACCATAAGTTTTCTGCTATGGTGGAAAACAGCTCGGATCTTATTGCCCTATTCGATTTTGAAGGAGATTTCTTATATGTAAATGTCAACGGTAGGAAGTTGCTAGGTGTGGCTCCAGATATTAGTTGTACTAGCCAGCGTATATCAAATTTTATTACTAAAAAACAAAGTAGTATTCTGAAAGATGAAATTCCATTTGAGTTGGAGAAAAATGGAAGATGGTCAGGTGAATTAGTGCTTGTTAACCAGAAAGATGGTTCGGAGCTTACTATGGATGCAGCCGTATTTACAGTGTACGACAGGCACACCTATGAGCCTATTTGTTATGCAACTGTACAGCGTGATATTACTGAAAAGAAAAGGGTGGCAGAAAGGATCAGCCTTCTTTCTTTAGTTGCCAGTAAGACGAACAATTCGGTAATGATTACCAACTGTAAGGGTAAGATCCAGTGGGTGAATAACTCTTTTACCAAAATAACAGGCTACTCATTAGAAGAAGTGATGGGCAAGAAGCCTTTTGAGTTTTTAAATGCATCTGAAAAAGTAAGGAAAGATTCTTGGGGTCTGCTGAGAAAGTTGAAGTCGAAAGATGGATTCACTACAGAGATGCTGAACTACCGTAAAAGCGGGGAGACATATTGGGCAGAAATCAGCGTGACACCTATTTTGAATGAATATGGGCAAATTGAAAAATACATTGCGCTAGAGTCCGATATCACTCACAGAAAAGAAACTGAGCAAAAACTGAAATCAACTTTGAGTGACTTGCAATCGGCACAAAGCCAATTGGTTCAGTCAGAGAAAATGGCTTCGTTAGGTCAGCTTTCTGCGGGTATAGCCCACGAAATAAACAACCCGATCAATTTTGTTTTTGCAGGGACGGAAACACTGAAGTTTAGCATGGAAGATTTCATGCAAATCATGGATAAATACTGTGAGCTAGATAAGACAGAAAATACTGAAGCGGTACTTCAAGAAATTAAAGAGCTTAAGGAAGAGTTTGAGTTTGGAGAGCTTAAGGAAGATATTTTTGGGCTGATCGAAGATATTATGATTGGTGCGGTACGAACTTCGGAAATAGTAAAAGGCTTAAGAAACTTTTCAAGGCTGGACGAGCACAATATGAAACTTGCCAATATTCATGAAGGACTAGATTCTACATTGATTTTGCTTAAAAATCAAATTAAAAACAAAGTTCAGGTACATAAAAAATATGGAAATATACATGAGTTAAATTGTTATCCTGGTCAGCTGAACCAGGTCTTTATGAACATTCTTACGAATGCCATTCAGGCTGTAGAGACCGAAGGTAATATTTGGATTTCTACCTATGAGCAAGATCAAGAGACACTGATTTCGATAAAAGACGATGGCGAAGGGATGTCAAAAGAGGTGGTAGAAAAGATTTTTGAACCATTTTTTACTACAAAAGATGTAGGGGAAGGTACAGGCTTAGGCATGTCTATTTCTTATGGAATCATCCAAAAACACAAAGGGAAAATAGTCGTAAATAGCCAAGAAGGAAAGGGGAGTGAGTTTATCATTCACCTTCCGCTCGCTATTTCTGAGAATGCCTAA
- a CDS encoding response regulator, producing MSIKFNILYLDDEESNLRIFRTAFKRYYKVYTASLVDKAFEILESNDIHLIISDQRMPQMTGVEFLTKTRVKYPDVGRMILTGFSDVKAIIDAINDGGVHRYITKPWEIGTLKEILDEACEQYQMQESKKDFVRSLQTDNEKLLAQVKSLQDKLSNKDTSKYHGVS from the coding sequence ATGTCAATTAAGTTCAACATATTATACCTCGATGATGAAGAAAGCAACCTTCGGATTTTCCGGACGGCCTTTAAGCGCTATTATAAGGTTTATACTGCCTCATTGGTTGATAAAGCTTTCGAGATTTTAGAGTCAAATGATATTCATCTTATCATTTCGGATCAGCGTATGCCTCAAATGACTGGGGTTGAGTTTCTTACTAAAACTAGGGTAAAGTACCCTGATGTGGGAAGGATGATATTAACAGGTTTTAGTGATGTAAAAGCCATTATAGATGCGATCAATGATGGTGGGGTACATAGGTATATTACAAAACCTTGGGAAATAGGTACTTTAAAAGAAATATTGGACGAAGCTTGTGAACAATATCAGATGCAAGAAAGTAAGAAAGACTTTGTGAGAAGTTTGCAAACGGATAATGAGAAGCTTCTAGCCCAAGTTAAATCATTACAAGATAAGCTTTCAAATAAAGATACTTCGAAATATCATGGAGTATCGTAA
- a CDS encoding peroxiredoxin: protein MSLVNKPAPKFTAGAVINGDEIVENFSLDQFIGKKEVIFFFYPKDFTFVCPTEIHAFQEKLAEFEKRGVAVVGCSTDTEETHLAWLMTPKDQGGIEGVTYPLVADVSKTVAYNFGVLDGEYEYTEAGGLSFQGAGIAYRGTFLIDKEGIVRHEYVNFFPLGRNIDDTLRVVDAWQYFQKHGEVCPANWEEGKEAMSATREGVAEYLAAH from the coding sequence ATGTCATTAGTAAACAAGCCAGCACCGAAATTTACAGCAGGAGCCGTTATAAACGGAGACGAGATCGTTGAAAACTTCTCACTCGATCAGTTCATTGGAAAGAAAGAAGTTATCTTCTTCTTTTACCCAAAAGATTTCACATTTGTATGTCCTACGGAAATCCACGCTTTCCAAGAGAAACTCGCTGAGTTTGAAAAAAGAGGCGTTGCCGTAGTAGGTTGCTCTACCGACACTGAAGAAACTCACTTGGCGTGGTTGATGACTCCAAAAGACCAAGGTGGTATTGAAGGCGTAACATACCCTCTAGTAGCTGACGTTAGCAAAACTGTTGCTTACAACTTTGGCGTTCTTGATGGTGAGTACGAATACACTGAAGCTGGAGGTCTTTCATTCCAAGGAGCTGGTATTGCTTACCGTGGTACATTCTTGATAGACAAAGAGGGCATCGTAAGACATGAATATGTAAACTTCTTCCCACTAGGAAGGAATATCGACGATACGTTGAGAGTAGTAGATGCATGGCAATATTTCCAGAAACATGGCGAAGTTTGCCCTGCTAACTGGGAAGAAGGCAAAGAAGCAATGAGCGCAACTAGAGAAGGCGTAGCTGAGTACCTTGCCGCTCATTAA
- a CDS encoding MBL fold metallo-hydrolase gives MVKTIDLNFLGIPKVIASYLIETAEGPILIETGPHSTYPHLKRGIENAGYAVEDIQKVFLTHIHLDHAGAAWAFAEHGAKIYLHPFGKPHMADPSKLMNSAKRIYQDKMDLLWGQMHSIPEDQLISVEHEEEIDLGDKKLVAQHTPGHASHHIAWQLVDMLFTGDVGGVKIENGVVQAPCPPPDIDIEAWMNSLDIIRKISPTKLMLTHYGEIFEVEKHLGQLEKSLMEWANWMKPRFESGEDKEKVTEEFKDYVAEGLREFGLDEHAINQYEAANPAWMSVAGLMRYWKKKLS, from the coding sequence ATGGTCAAAACTATAGATTTGAATTTTTTAGGCATACCAAAAGTCATTGCCTCATATCTAATAGAGACAGCGGAAGGTCCTATTTTGATTGAAACAGGTCCACATTCCACTTACCCGCACCTCAAAAGGGGTATTGAAAATGCAGGCTATGCTGTAGAAGATATCCAGAAAGTGTTTCTTACTCATATCCACTTAGATCATGCTGGGGCTGCTTGGGCATTTGCCGAACATGGGGCAAAGATTTATCTACACCCTTTTGGAAAGCCTCATATGGCTGATCCATCAAAGCTGATGAACTCGGCAAAGCGTATTTATCAGGATAAGATGGATTTGCTTTGGGGACAAATGCATAGTATTCCAGAGGATCAACTCATTTCTGTAGAGCATGAAGAAGAGATTGATTTGGGGGATAAAAAGTTGGTCGCTCAACATACGCCTGGGCATGCCTCACATCATATTGCTTGGCAGCTAGTTGATATGCTGTTCACAGGAGATGTTGGTGGGGTTAAGATAGAAAATGGCGTGGTTCAGGCTCCTTGTCCTCCTCCCGATATCGACATTGAAGCTTGGATGAATTCATTAGATATCATCAGAAAAATTTCCCCTACCAAGCTCATGCTTACCCACTATGGAGAAATTTTCGAAGTAGAAAAGCATTTGGGACAGTTGGAAAAGAGCCTGATGGAATGGGCAAATTGGATGAAACCGAGGTTTGAAAGTGGAGAAGATAAAGAAAAAGTGACCGAGGAGTTCAAAGATTATGTAGCGGAAGGATTGAGGGAGTTTGGCTTGGATGAGCATGCCATAAATCAATACGAAGCAGCAAACCCTGCTTGGATGAGCGTAGCAGGTTTAATGAGATATTGGAAAAAGAAGTTGAGCTAA
- a CDS encoding DNA alkylation repair protein yields MPFELLENAIATYETIADPINAEAMESYLKNKFELYGIKSPARKEANKELFKTYGLPKLEELDKFVREAYALPKRDMQYLALEVVTKYVKKLPKEFIDTVEFMVTNKSWWDSVDWIATWHAGSLVKRFPELVETMDEWITDENMWLRRTAIIHQLKFKKNTDVGRLFRYCEACAHEKEFFIRKAIGWALREYSKLEGALVIEFIDNHEEELSGLSKREGLKWLKSRGFV; encoded by the coding sequence ATGCCATTCGAACTCCTAGAAAATGCCATAGCAACTTATGAAACCATTGCCGACCCAATTAATGCAGAGGCGATGGAAAGCTACCTAAAAAATAAATTTGAGTTATACGGCATAAAATCTCCCGCTCGGAAAGAAGCCAATAAGGAGTTGTTCAAAACGTATGGATTGCCTAAGCTCGAAGAACTGGATAAATTTGTGAGAGAAGCCTATGCTCTTCCTAAGCGTGATATGCAGTACCTTGCCTTGGAAGTAGTGACAAAATATGTAAAAAAGCTTCCCAAAGAATTTATAGACACCGTGGAGTTTATGGTGACCAACAAGTCTTGGTGGGACTCGGTGGACTGGATAGCGACTTGGCATGCGGGAAGCTTGGTGAAAAGATTTCCAGAACTAGTGGAAACGATGGATGAATGGATAACTGATGAAAATATGTGGCTGAGGCGAACGGCTATTATCCATCAACTCAAATTCAAAAAGAATACAGATGTTGGCCGTTTATTTCGCTATTGTGAAGCCTGTGCCCACGAAAAGGAGTTTTTTATAAGAAAAGCAATAGGTTGGGCTTTGCGAGAATATTCTAAATTAGAAGGGGCTTTGGTGATAGAGTTTATTGATAACCATGAAGAGGAATTGTCAGGGCTAAGCAAGAGGGAGGGCTTGAAGTGGCTCAAAAGCAGAGGGTTTGTGTAG
- a CDS encoding RluA family pseudouridine synthase, producing MEELNVLYEDNHLIAVNKPARVLVQGDKTGDEHLADIVKEYIRKKYNKPGQVFCGVIHRLDRPVSGVVVFARTSKGLERMNALFQNKDLDKTYLALVSNRPPEDEDEIMNYLVKDPEKNITKAYTRQVKGSKPSTLRYKILGKVNRYYLLEIHPKTGRSHQIRAQLAKIGCPIKGDIKYGYPEKNKDGRIHLHAFKLDFIHPVKKEPVRIQAALPKDQVWREYVQLARDV from the coding sequence ATGGAAGAGTTGAATGTATTGTATGAAGATAACCACCTGATAGCGGTTAACAAGCCAGCAAGGGTATTGGTGCAGGGAGATAAAACAGGTGATGAGCATCTTGCTGATATCGTAAAAGAATATATAAGGAAAAAATATAATAAGCCAGGGCAGGTATTTTGTGGCGTGATCCATAGGTTGGACAGGCCCGTGAGTGGCGTTGTGGTTTTTGCCCGTACATCCAAGGGATTGGAACGGATGAATGCGCTTTTCCAAAATAAAGACTTGGATAAAACCTATTTGGCGCTGGTATCGAACCGCCCTCCAGAAGACGAGGACGAGATCATGAATTACTTGGTGAAAGATCCTGAAAAGAACATTACCAAAGCTTATACAAGGCAGGTGAAAGGAAGTAAACCTTCCACGCTGCGCTACAAGATTCTGGGGAAAGTGAACAGGTATTATTTACTTGAGATTCATCCTAAAACAGGGCGTTCTCATCAAATTAGGGCTCAGTTGGCAAAAATTGGTTGCCCTATAAAGGGGGATATAAAATATGGTTACCCAGAGAAAAATAAAGATGGTAGAATCCATTTACATGCTTTTAAATTGGATTTTATCCACCCCGTAAAAAAAGAGCCTGTTCGTATTCAAGCTGCTTTGCCTAAAGACCAGGTTTGGAGAGAATATGTGCAGTTGGCAAGAGATGTATAA
- the panB gene encoding 3-methyl-2-oxobutanoate hydroxymethyltransferase: protein MSTQSKTNIKRITTHILREMKERGEKISMLTAYDFSMAKILDATGIDILLVGDSASNVMAGNETTLPITLDQMIYHATSVVKGVRRSLVVVDIPFGSYQGSSSEALRSAIRIMKESGAHAVKMEGGSEIKDSVLRTLSAGVPVMGHLGLTPQSIYKFGTYTVRAKEEEEAQKLIEDAHMLEECGCFGLVLEKIPASLAKRVASELTIPVIGIGAGPHVDGQVLVSHDLLGVNQDFNPRFLRRYADLHGVITKAVQDYIADVKSNDFPNENECY, encoded by the coding sequence ATGTCAACGCAAAGTAAAACCAATATCAAACGCATTACGACCCACATCCTTCGCGAAATGAAAGAGCGAGGAGAAAAAATTTCGATGCTTACCGCTTACGATTTTTCCATGGCTAAAATATTAGATGCCACGGGAATCGATATTTTGCTGGTAGGCGATTCGGCATCCAACGTGATGGCGGGCAATGAAACTACCTTGCCAATTACGCTCGACCAAATGATTTATCATGCTACGTCGGTAGTAAAAGGAGTCAGGCGCTCGCTGGTAGTGGTGGATATTCCTTTTGGTAGTTACCAAGGAAGCTCTTCGGAGGCTTTGCGTTCGGCTATCAGGATTATGAAAGAATCGGGGGCACATGCAGTGAAGATGGAAGGCGGAAGCGAGATCAAAGATTCGGTACTCCGAACATTGAGTGCAGGCGTACCTGTGATGGGTCACTTAGGGCTTACTCCACAGTCTATTTATAAATTTGGGACTTATACAGTAAGGGCTAAGGAAGAAGAGGAAGCTCAAAAGTTGATAGAAGATGCGCACATGTTAGAGGAATGCGGTTGTTTTGGGTTGGTGCTGGAAAAAATTCCCGCTTCGCTTGCCAAGAGGGTTGCTTCTGAGTTGACTATTCCTGTAATTGGGATTGGAGCAGGGCCGCATGTAGATGGGCAAGTGTTAGTGAGCCATGATCTGTTAGGGGTAAACCAAGATTTCAACCCTCGTTTTTTGAGGAGGTATGCCGACCTGCACGGGGTAATTACTAAAGCGGTGCAAGATTACATTGCCGATGTAAAAAGCAACGACTTCCCCAATGAGAATGAGTGTTATTAA
- a CDS encoding NgoBV family restriction endonuclease codes for MKLTASQLFDKLVNEYKIIGEQGVINFTLKDLTISIETKDTIGNLLQEWLKAWFAKMEIDFEENTNTQKFPDFYLDTENKQKGLLEVKSFDWDRGPGFDLANFDSYCNSLLTDAYRIDSDYLILAYQMKGSTLSIKNVWLKKIWELACPSGTYPIKVQEKKSIIYNLRPATWYSTRSTFKPFSSKEEFLKALNETRYQYPQTRHSNGHWLRNILKCYSSQTGVELNVK; via the coding sequence ATGAAACTTACCGCCAGTCAATTATTTGATAAACTTGTCAACGAGTATAAAATCATAGGAGAGCAAGGCGTAATCAACTTCACCCTAAAAGACCTAACCATATCTATTGAAACCAAGGACACCATTGGCAACTTACTTCAGGAATGGCTAAAAGCTTGGTTCGCCAAAATGGAAATTGATTTTGAAGAAAATACCAATACTCAAAAGTTTCCCGACTTTTATTTGGATACAGAAAACAAACAAAAAGGGCTTTTAGAAGTAAAATCATTTGATTGGGATAGAGGACCGGGTTTTGATCTCGCCAATTTTGACTCTTATTGCAATTCGTTACTAACCGATGCTTACCGAATCGATTCGGATTATTTGATTCTTGCCTACCAAATGAAAGGCAGCACATTGAGCATCAAGAATGTTTGGCTGAAAAAAATATGGGAGCTTGCTTGCCCAAGTGGTACCTATCCTATAAAAGTGCAGGAGAAAAAAAGCATCATCTATAACCTTCGTCCTGCAACTTGGTATTCGACTCGAAGCACATTCAAACCATTTTCTTCAAAAGAGGAATTCCTCAAAGCCCTCAATGAAACCCGATACCAATATCCACAAACACGGCACTCAAATGGACATTGGCTCAGGAATATACTAAAATGCTATTCTTCTCAAACTGGAGTAGAACTCAATGTAAAATGA
- the dcm gene encoding DNA (cytosine-5-)-methyltransferase → MPSKDYSDKKTIKFIDLFAGLGGIRIGFQKAFEEKGIETECVMTSEIKPHAVRALEHNFEHDFFVGDIFKVETKIIPDFDFLLAGFPCQPFSAGGKRLGFLDTRGTLFFEIERILRAKKPYGFILENVEGLVKHDLEHKNDEVGQTLKTILHVLDELGYNVSWQVLDSVDFGLPQSRKRVFIVGTKDADISLTHFEKRRAAFQDVMETGLPTMDTDFSQKLLSHYSIEELYGKSIKDKRGGKNNIHSWDIELKGAVSDEQKLLLSKLFKARRQKKWAEEIGIKWMDGMPLTLNQIATFHQADDLKEQLDDLVKKGYLKFEHPKGLLEELTLEGVKTYRGYDYTKPKGYNIVTGKLSFEINKVISPDDIAPTLVATDMSRLAVPDGDGLRRFTIREGLRLFGYPETYEIPTKQNEAFDLLGNTVAVPVVRAIAGRVAEKCLESSHFTLSSTPV, encoded by the coding sequence ATGCCTTCAAAAGATTATTCAGATAAAAAAACAATAAAATTCATAGACCTTTTTGCAGGGCTTGGTGGAATAAGAATAGGTTTTCAAAAAGCTTTCGAAGAAAAAGGGATTGAAACAGAGTGTGTGATGACTTCTGAGATTAAGCCTCATGCAGTACGGGCGTTGGAGCATAATTTTGAACATGATTTTTTTGTAGGAGATATTTTTAAAGTAGAAACCAAAATAATTCCCGATTTTGATTTTTTGCTCGCAGGTTTTCCGTGCCAACCCTTTAGTGCTGGAGGAAAACGCCTTGGTTTTTTAGATACAAGGGGGACTTTGTTTTTTGAAATTGAAAGAATTTTGAGAGCAAAGAAGCCATATGGGTTTATCTTAGAAAATGTGGAGGGCTTGGTGAAGCACGACTTGGAGCATAAAAATGACGAGGTTGGTCAAACTTTAAAAACAATCCTTCATGTATTGGATGAACTTGGTTATAATGTTTCGTGGCAGGTGTTAGATTCGGTTGACTTTGGGTTGCCACAGTCACGAAAGCGTGTGTTTATAGTGGGGACAAAGGATGCAGATATTAGCCTGACGCATTTTGAAAAAAGGAGAGCGGCATTCCAAGATGTGATGGAAACGGGGTTGCCTACAATGGATACCGATTTTTCTCAAAAACTTTTAAGCCATTACTCTATTGAAGAGCTGTACGGGAAAAGTATAAAGGATAAGAGGGGAGGGAAAAACAATATCCATTCGTGGGATATTGAATTGAAAGGGGCTGTTTCTGATGAGCAAAAATTATTGTTGAGCAAATTATTCAAAGCTCGTCGTCAAAAAAAGTGGGCAGAGGAAATTGGAATAAAATGGATGGATGGAATGCCTTTGACATTAAATCAAATTGCGACATTCCATCAAGCAGATGACCTAAAGGAGCAGCTTGATGATTTGGTAAAAAAAGGGTATTTGAAATTTGAACATCCAAAAGGTCTGTTGGAAGAACTTACCTTAGAGGGGGTAAAAACATACCGGGGCTATGACTATACCAAGCCTAAAGGGTATAATATAGTGACAGGAAAACTAAGTTTTGAGATCAATAAGGTTATTTCTCCTGATGATATTGCGCCTACTTTGGTCGCCACAGATATGTCAAGGCTTGCTGTTCCAGACGGAGATGGGCTCCGGAGATTTACTATTCGTGAGGGCCTTCGTTTGTTCGGTTACCCTGAAACATATGAGATTCCAACAAAACAAAATGAAGCGTTTGACCTACTTGGAAATACCGTAGCTGTTCCTGTAGTAAGAGCAATAGCAGGTAGGGTAGCAGAAAAATGCTTGGAATCAAGTCATTTTACATTGAGTTCTACTCCAGTTTGA
- a CDS encoding DUF6471 domain-containing protein, translating into MITQNWNELSKRLLKSELVKRGISHEELAFRLKEVGINETKSSIDSKISRGTFSAAFLLQCLHVIGCHQFIVESELLVAAEPRVSYKKSK; encoded by the coding sequence ATGATTACTCAAAACTGGAATGAACTTTCTAAACGACTATTAAAGTCTGAATTGGTAAAACGTGGAATTTCTCATGAGGAATTGGCTTTTAGGCTAAAGGAAGTTGGGATTAATGAGACCAAGTCAAGTATTGATAGTAAAATCAGCCGGGGGACTTTTAGTGCAGCTTTTTTATTACAGTGCCTACATGTGATAGGATGCCATCAATTTATTGTTGAAAGTGAGTTGTTAGTAGCAGCCGAGCCTAGGGTAAGTTATAAAAAATCAAAATAG